The Saccharopolyspora gloriosae genome has a segment encoding these proteins:
- a CDS encoding DNA cytosine methyltransferase: MNESFTAVEICAGAGGQVLGLHQAGFKHEVAVEFDSNACTTLRHNDITPVAEGDVADSSVWDPRDYEGVSLLAGGVPCPPFTIAGKQLGANDERDLFAWSVEQVDKVRPRALLLENVRGLSMPRFAGYRQHVLDRLADSGYVGEWQLLQASDFAVPQLRPRFVLVALKPEDAEFFHWPKPDKFDPAPTVGQALFDLMGDWKGADDWKGHADKIAPTIVGGSKKHGGADLGPTRAKRAWAQMHVDAMGVADAPPARDDEFAIGPKLTCDMVQVLQGFEGRYDWSFTGRKTSRYRQIGNAFPPPVAHAVGNAILKAFRREGPRREIRPSAQDPVYRALAEANDFLSAAKLTRLAGTTMGTSQLERHISMLSKDFDIEVATRGQTTKYKLGSFNAFVGQEAHSRHEAFLKNRAKIS, encoded by the coding sequence GTGAACGAGAGCTTCACCGCGGTGGAGATCTGCGCCGGCGCAGGTGGCCAGGTCCTTGGCCTGCACCAGGCCGGGTTCAAGCACGAGGTCGCAGTCGAGTTCGACAGCAATGCCTGCACCACATTGCGCCACAACGACATCACCCCCGTAGCCGAGGGTGACGTCGCTGATAGCTCTGTCTGGGATCCGCGCGACTACGAAGGCGTGTCGTTGCTGGCCGGAGGAGTCCCGTGCCCTCCGTTCACCATCGCTGGCAAGCAGCTCGGCGCGAACGACGAGCGGGACTTGTTTGCCTGGTCAGTTGAGCAGGTGGACAAGGTCCGGCCGCGAGCGCTCCTGCTGGAGAACGTCCGAGGCCTGAGCATGCCCCGCTTCGCCGGCTATCGGCAGCACGTCCTGGACCGGTTGGCCGACTCCGGTTACGTCGGCGAATGGCAGCTCTTGCAAGCTTCGGACTTCGCCGTACCCCAGCTGCGACCAAGGTTCGTGCTAGTGGCGCTGAAACCTGAGGACGCAGAATTCTTCCACTGGCCAAAGCCGGACAAGTTCGACCCCGCGCCTACCGTTGGCCAAGCGCTCTTCGATCTCATGGGCGATTGGAAAGGCGCCGATGACTGGAAGGGACACGCCGACAAGATCGCTCCAACGATTGTCGGCGGTTCCAAGAAGCACGGCGGTGCAGACCTGGGGCCGACCCGGGCGAAACGTGCCTGGGCTCAAATGCACGTGGATGCGATGGGCGTCGCAGACGCCCCTCCTGCTCGTGACGACGAATTTGCGATCGGCCCCAAACTCACCTGTGACATGGTGCAGGTTCTACAAGGCTTCGAAGGCCGATATGACTGGTCCTTTACCGGCAGGAAGACCTCGCGCTACCGGCAAATCGGGAACGCGTTCCCGCCACCTGTCGCTCATGCGGTTGGCAACGCCATTCTGAAGGCCTTCCGCAGGGAAGGGCCGCGGCGGGAAATCAGGCCCAGCGCTCAGGATCCGGTGTACCGCGCACTCGCCGAGGCGAACGACTTCTTGTCAGCAGCCAAACTGACCCGCCTCGCCGGAACCACGATGGGCACGTCGCAGCTCGAGCGTCACATCAGCATGCTCAGCAAGGACTTCGACATCGAGGTGGCAACCCGCGGCCAGACCACGAAGTACAAGCTAGGAAGCTTCAACGCCTTCGTCGGCCAAGAAGCCCACAGCCGACACGAAGCGTTCCTGAAGAACCGAGCCAAGATCAGCTAG
- a CDS encoding ADP-ribosylglycohydrolase family protein: protein MVEQADATELVERWLRSNAEANGEPLDVRVDHEHVSRVPEGWAVPWNTAEFLDGGDLSKSIFPPPVFIVTDPDGALRQANTTPQPGFSTPVAWPGEPQYTEIIDPEYRSMGFYSLGVPNRFVAGWKITLPDGSVQEKVNPGYKIGPERAGMPKSQNPLEALLNFLSMNYIGRDEFLISLLDTVVLVPLDWNSEQPVASGAVMHVYSSPRKIPESCKWLRITVPGFIERFPGSGMSINSDHFPSAHVTALEIAELIAANPGREPGEPRVVSEIGPDGSLDEYARQLQQHFGLEKPPSVPTSWIVGARASGSDLSGEQRQRMLLGLAWATSNPPVTSPRSRPGGRPTSDADLSRDRWPADLHANGLVAVHDDGGRLRPTISTFGTQPRASDSGADFSWHAVTGAFAGFAIGDALGSAVHGLNWDEVRQRFGANGITGLETAFERPGQVSWRTQLLLFLTEGAVRGLRYAGDERFENLPLATRSAHARWLTAQGVPWQQAAGPLATTHPDPGGFLLKVPEMHFRRGLQGGLLAEVQNLVSDPGKENSLNGPIMAMWGLPGAVSTWGAGALATGWKRSPADAAAAGAVSDLFRNLFLRKAFVHPVWSQLEKLLEQYERLDSPESRNIAGLLKHVSTRWKRIFGDDLQDIKELGDGVSTSSVLAQALLIASRHGANPRRALLIAANYTGSAMATALTGALIGARAGVVGLPNDWLEALDIGDLVQEIADDAFWHFSTRNPYNNAYTQEGWIHRYPRW, encoded by the coding sequence ATGGTGGAGCAGGCGGACGCAACCGAGCTCGTCGAACGGTGGCTGCGCTCCAATGCGGAAGCGAACGGCGAACCGCTCGACGTCCGGGTCGATCACGAGCACGTCAGCCGGGTTCCGGAGGGCTGGGCGGTTCCGTGGAATACCGCGGAGTTCCTCGACGGCGGCGACCTCAGCAAATCGATCTTCCCGCCGCCGGTGTTCATCGTGACTGACCCGGACGGCGCATTGCGGCAAGCGAACACGACGCCGCAGCCCGGTTTCTCCACGCCCGTCGCCTGGCCCGGTGAACCGCAGTACACGGAGATCATCGACCCGGAGTACCGCTCGATGGGCTTCTACAGCCTCGGCGTTCCGAATCGATTCGTGGCGGGTTGGAAGATCACGCTGCCGGATGGAAGTGTCCAGGAAAAGGTGAATCCGGGCTACAAGATCGGTCCGGAACGAGCTGGGATGCCGAAATCGCAGAACCCGCTCGAAGCGCTCCTCAACTTCCTGAGCATGAACTACATCGGCCGAGACGAATTCCTGATTTCCCTACTGGATACCGTGGTCCTAGTGCCGTTGGACTGGAACAGCGAGCAACCCGTGGCCAGTGGTGCGGTCATGCACGTGTACAGCTCGCCTCGGAAGATTCCGGAGTCCTGCAAGTGGCTGCGGATAACGGTTCCCGGTTTCATCGAACGATTTCCCGGGTCCGGTATGTCGATCAACTCCGATCACTTTCCGAGTGCGCACGTCACAGCACTTGAGATCGCTGAGTTGATCGCCGCCAATCCTGGACGTGAGCCAGGCGAACCGCGGGTCGTCAGCGAGATCGGCCCGGACGGATCCCTCGACGAGTACGCCCGGCAGCTCCAGCAGCACTTCGGTCTTGAGAAGCCGCCATCGGTCCCGACCTCGTGGATCGTCGGCGCGCGAGCAAGTGGCAGTGACCTCTCCGGCGAGCAGCGTCAGCGGATGCTGCTCGGATTGGCGTGGGCGACATCGAACCCGCCCGTGACAAGCCCGCGAAGCCGGCCAGGTGGACGGCCGACCTCCGACGCCGACCTCTCGCGGGACCGCTGGCCGGCGGACCTGCACGCCAACGGCTTGGTCGCAGTCCATGATGACGGCGGCCGGCTGCGCCCCACGATCTCCACTTTCGGTACCCAGCCGCGTGCGAGTGATTCCGGCGCGGACTTCTCCTGGCACGCAGTGACCGGCGCCTTCGCCGGTTTCGCGATCGGTGACGCGCTGGGGTCCGCGGTGCACGGTTTGAACTGGGATGAGGTTCGCCAACGGTTCGGTGCGAACGGCATCACCGGTTTGGAAACCGCGTTCGAGCGCCCCGGACAGGTGAGCTGGCGGACTCAGCTGCTGCTGTTCCTCACTGAAGGGGCAGTGCGAGGCTTGCGCTACGCAGGCGATGAACGTTTCGAGAACCTGCCGCTGGCAACCAGGTCCGCGCACGCTCGTTGGCTGACCGCCCAAGGAGTCCCATGGCAGCAGGCCGCGGGGCCACTAGCCACGACGCACCCCGACCCCGGCGGATTCTTGCTCAAAGTTCCTGAAATGCACTTCCGGCGTGGCCTGCAGGGCGGGTTGCTGGCAGAGGTGCAGAACCTGGTATCGGACCCGGGCAAGGAAAACTCACTCAACGGCCCGATCATGGCGATGTGGGGGCTGCCCGGTGCAGTGTCGACCTGGGGGGCGGGGGCGCTCGCCACGGGCTGGAAACGCTCCCCGGCCGATGCCGCAGCGGCCGGCGCAGTGTCCGACCTGTTCCGGAATCTGTTCCTGCGCAAAGCCTTTGTGCACCCGGTCTGGTCTCAACTGGAGAAGCTCCTTGAGCAGTACGAACGATTGGACTCCCCGGAGTCACGGAACATCGCCGGGCTCCTCAAACACGTGTCCACGCGTTGGAAGAGGATCTTCGGCGACGATCTTCAAGACATCAAGGAACTCGGCGACGGCGTAAGCACCTCGTCCGTGCTGGCACAGGCACTGCTGATCGCGTCCCGGCACGGAGCGAACCCGCGCCGCGCTCTGCTGATCGCGGCCAACTACACGGGCAGTGCCATGGCTACTGCGCTCACCGGCGCACTGATCGGTGCCAGAGCCGGAGTGGTCGGTTTGCCGAACGACTGGCTCGAAGCTCTCGACATCGGCGACCTCGTCCAAGAGATCGCCGACGACGCCTTCTGGCACTTCAGCACCCGAAATCCCTACAACAACGCCTACACCCAGGAAGGCTGGATCCACCGATACCCACGGTGGTGA
- a CDS encoding WhiB family transcriptional regulator, whose amino-acid sequence MRLINETALSPVDEPDWRRSALCAQTDPDAFFPEKGQSARLAKLICAACEVREECLRYALERAEPAGIWGGLNESGRRELRTTSRTRAA is encoded by the coding sequence ATGCGGCTCATCAACGAAACCGCCTTGAGCCCGGTGGACGAACCCGACTGGCGTCGATCGGCGCTGTGCGCCCAGACGGACCCCGACGCCTTCTTCCCCGAAAAAGGACAGTCGGCCCGTCTGGCGAAACTCATCTGCGCCGCCTGCGAGGTCCGCGAGGAATGCCTGCGCTACGCCCTCGAACGAGCCGAACCGGCCGGAATCTGGGGCGGCCTCAACGAATCCGGACGCCGAGAACTCCGCACGACCTCCCGCACACGAGCGGCGTGA
- a CDS encoding toxin glutamine deamidase domain-containing protein yields the protein MGMDIPDEVKWLLPIVVGESWPEGDEDKLRALRDAWTAAGQAMPGAAATGDAATRDVLAGWQGESADAFAQFWAQLTDGDKAQFRQIEQACEQLAESCDRTALDVEYTKYLIIASLILLAIQVAAMIAAAFASFGATTAGIVPAQLATRAAVQMIFRQLVQKLMQQGVKQVAKEALEKAAKELVQKVSKDGLKNLGWMAAKNSGAQLALDGGIQGLQMASGDRKSWDWDKTTDAGVGGAAEGLAGHLVNGPGHGPGSVMGHAAKGAAEGALGTVAGAAATGDLGELSAKDVLMGASGGAVDGGIGGAKDGFSAAANSGQPTVGPVPELGVDASAAEGESGSARSAEVSGERGETGNSVPPSDGQESSARDQEPGTGSTADAPTQSSGGSGPSTAAGGGSNASDADPGGSPFGRSASDQAGSGVGEAPDGPSATAASAAVTAERSDAAYGAGAPGGGLGGAPGVGQHPGAQGNSHPGGPGSGAPPGTPGMGAGPMPGGASAPGGAPGGPVAARGDLGGAAGRGGFPPNQGAHPPFAALDQRGPQQPGGQPDGRGPRGGFPAQQGAQQAGAPNMAPGHSRPNTGAAPHQFPPAAMPGGPPNPSHGQPRPSGPHGPMHGGPVTPNIAPPAGPNHGLQPGMAGQVPENLGRSTHQASTGNGWSPGPQQTAAQNSAPTPFATQPQPGTPGGPAPAHRGGPPVQPNQHGDFRPPSGFSQHGGHPAPPQGAPSAGRRPQQGMPQANPNAAPGPGQGAPRQPGAVPPNRPPQQARPAPPAFPQNQPPQHPARSTQPPFPDGRRPGGPTAMPGHGPVHQPAQLGPRTSGGMPEAPAARPARETPRAVPEQQGSIGDPQSSDYDANQAPQGAQPSPGPQRSPHPEPARAEVAQPEPARAESPDTSGTEIPEDQGIADDGRSPDSEWMDADQSTPTDPQPEPESAAKADHQDVPGEAAEPAALSQPGNLDFCFDPEYRAPAQSFAALEARLARVEVFDDERRVETTRLDLMERQLAKKLPELGGISLRGAIAAHSYSTHEVFGPINAASRSGELNTAKRKQLQAIVSGMNELPRVEGPLARGINSHGDLARRDLIAGHYEPGQITVETALTSCSMTDPDAPDAAIPGDIDLRIESKTARRLQELAMNPGEREAVLLPGSQLLVHSKELVSETTKSGQVVEKWIIHAEEIAPGDPRYLDRAEVDRRMEDRCERTRAEESSGTGSAQDQKEDAERPSEPSKIENALSADAPHAGAPALPDPDSGDPYGAPQLPSDANGLPDWKQLASSTPPVTELPSLHAGTAHPDHQAAYVADRHPELGEVNPNAGQPDAYDRGFLTNCTRCVVSYAQRLGGIDAQAEPVLPSELATKGRLDYIDRRLGGDWESHRSYDSIIERMSKEPVGSHAVIGVQYMNGPVPLGHVAMVTNTPDGVAFIDPQTGRLMTLPHPPRSLTLLPFGSLPQAGEGVGTSRAEPDGQRPDSDNRLETEADLRSDSREPEARPELAEVDDGDSRARRPDGPWFGQHTNPFRPSFPGEDEEEERPLPPAQPGFMPSAGTRPPGISPAGQHDNPAPNAGPEPMPVGQVPPAAPAARGSIEAPEISELPSLPATDGAGALNRSFNGTLDPSSPTNSAGPATTADLPRNPAGSTPSSSSPAAGQGAPASMPPLRDAPAGSAVPGETGAQPGSAGGSATSGGSAGSSGSEASGGLPGVGPGAGGARSRSDSDRRPWLAGATSGIIYEREQAIPADLAVKYLGNHEPTELLTGDGRQSLFRSTSLPDLGPVSFDEFSGVEQRMKLRCEVPSAANPGGLSEQGDLSGGEFIGSAEIVIEDLGGTERVLGTYDSNTQSWTPTPAGRSWLNTPGGNMSGHEQRRKP from the coding sequence ATGGGCATGGACATTCCCGACGAGGTCAAGTGGTTGTTGCCCATCGTCGTCGGTGAGAGTTGGCCGGAAGGCGACGAGGACAAGCTCCGCGCACTGCGGGACGCATGGACAGCGGCAGGGCAAGCCATGCCGGGGGCTGCTGCGACCGGTGATGCCGCAACCCGGGACGTGCTCGCCGGGTGGCAAGGTGAGTCCGCGGACGCGTTCGCCCAGTTCTGGGCACAGCTCACCGACGGGGACAAGGCCCAGTTCCGCCAGATCGAGCAGGCATGCGAGCAGCTCGCGGAGTCGTGCGATCGAACCGCGCTCGACGTCGAGTACACGAAATACCTGATCATCGCTTCGCTGATCCTGCTCGCGATCCAGGTTGCGGCGATGATCGCCGCCGCTTTCGCCAGCTTCGGCGCGACAACAGCAGGGATCGTCCCCGCGCAGCTCGCCACCCGCGCCGCCGTGCAGATGATCTTCCGGCAGCTGGTGCAGAAGCTGATGCAACAGGGCGTCAAGCAGGTCGCGAAGGAAGCCCTGGAAAAAGCAGCCAAGGAGCTCGTGCAGAAGGTCAGCAAGGACGGGCTGAAGAACCTCGGGTGGATGGCCGCGAAGAACTCCGGTGCGCAGCTCGCGCTGGACGGCGGCATTCAAGGTCTGCAAATGGCATCCGGGGACCGCAAGTCCTGGGACTGGGACAAGACCACTGACGCAGGAGTCGGCGGTGCGGCGGAAGGGCTTGCCGGACACCTCGTCAACGGGCCGGGACACGGCCCCGGCAGCGTCATGGGACACGCCGCGAAAGGTGCGGCGGAAGGCGCGCTGGGGACGGTCGCGGGCGCAGCTGCCACCGGCGATCTCGGGGAGCTCTCGGCCAAAGACGTGCTCATGGGCGCATCTGGTGGGGCCGTTGACGGCGGTATCGGAGGCGCGAAGGACGGGTTCAGCGCGGCGGCGAACTCGGGGCAGCCGACCGTCGGCCCGGTACCGGAGCTCGGAGTGGATGCCTCGGCCGCGGAAGGTGAATCGGGAAGCGCTCGTTCAGCGGAAGTGAGCGGCGAGCGCGGTGAGACCGGGAATTCGGTTCCGCCCAGCGACGGGCAGGAAAGTTCAGCCCGCGACCAGGAACCTGGAACTGGGTCCACTGCAGACGCACCCACGCAGAGCAGTGGCGGTTCTGGTCCGTCCACAGCCGCTGGCGGCGGCTCGAACGCATCCGATGCTGATCCGGGTGGAAGCCCCTTCGGAAGGAGTGCGAGCGACCAGGCCGGTTCGGGTGTTGGCGAAGCACCTGACGGGCCTTCCGCGACCGCCGCATCCGCCGCGGTCACTGCAGAACGTTCCGACGCGGCGTACGGGGCGGGTGCGCCCGGAGGAGGACTCGGCGGTGCACCCGGTGTCGGACAACACCCTGGAGCGCAAGGAAATTCGCATCCGGGCGGGCCAGGGTCGGGAGCTCCGCCGGGCACGCCTGGAATGGGAGCCGGCCCCATGCCAGGCGGCGCAAGTGCGCCAGGCGGTGCACCCGGCGGCCCTGTTGCGGCACGTGGTGACCTCGGTGGTGCGGCGGGCCGAGGTGGTTTCCCGCCGAACCAGGGTGCACATCCTCCGTTCGCCGCACTGGACCAGCGAGGTCCGCAGCAACCGGGCGGGCAGCCGGACGGCCGGGGACCGCGCGGCGGATTCCCCGCACAGCAAGGTGCGCAGCAGGCAGGCGCGCCGAACATGGCCCCCGGGCACAGCAGGCCGAACACCGGCGCAGCACCACACCAGTTCCCGCCAGCCGCGATGCCCGGCGGCCCGCCGAATCCGAGCCACGGCCAGCCGCGCCCGAGCGGTCCGCACGGGCCGATGCATGGCGGCCCGGTCACTCCGAACATCGCCCCACCTGCCGGGCCGAACCACGGTCTGCAGCCAGGTATGGCCGGGCAGGTACCCGAGAATCTCGGCCGGTCGACGCACCAGGCGAGCACGGGCAACGGCTGGAGCCCCGGGCCGCAGCAGACAGCCGCGCAGAATTCGGCTCCGACGCCGTTCGCCACCCAGCCGCAGCCGGGGACTCCCGGTGGGCCTGCCCCGGCACATCGCGGTGGCCCGCCAGTGCAGCCGAACCAGCACGGCGATTTCCGTCCTCCTAGCGGGTTCTCGCAGCACGGCGGGCATCCGGCACCACCGCAAGGAGCCCCGTCCGCTGGGCGACGGCCGCAACAGGGCATGCCGCAGGCCAACCCGAACGCCGCTCCAGGACCGGGGCAAGGCGCCCCGCGTCAGCCGGGAGCAGTCCCGCCGAATCGGCCTCCGCAGCAGGCCCGGCCCGCACCGCCTGCATTCCCGCAGAACCAGCCGCCGCAGCACCCCGCACGATCGACGCAACCACCTTTCCCTGACGGTCGCCGACCGGGCGGCCCCACAGCCATGCCAGGACACGGCCCGGTGCACCAGCCCGCACAGCTTGGCCCGCGGACTTCGGGTGGAATGCCCGAAGCGCCGGCTGCCCGACCCGCTCGGGAGACGCCTCGCGCCGTGCCGGAGCAGCAGGGCAGCATCGGTGATCCGCAGAGCTCCGACTACGACGCGAATCAGGCGCCGCAGGGTGCCCAGCCGTCACCGGGACCGCAACGATCGCCGCATCCCGAGCCTGCCCGGGCCGAGGTGGCTCAGCCTGAACCCGCACGTGCTGAGTCTCCGGATACCTCCGGCACCGAGATCCCAGAAGATCAAGGGATCGCTGACGATGGGCGAAGCCCGGATTCGGAGTGGATGGACGCAGATCAGTCCACCCCCACCGATCCTCAGCCGGAGCCGGAATCGGCTGCAAAAGCCGATCATCAGGACGTGCCGGGCGAGGCGGCGGAGCCCGCAGCGCTGTCGCAGCCAGGGAACCTGGACTTCTGCTTCGATCCGGAATACCGGGCTCCCGCACAGTCGTTCGCGGCGTTGGAAGCGCGCTTGGCGAGGGTGGAAGTTTTCGACGATGAGCGCCGAGTCGAAACCACCCGGCTCGATCTCATGGAACGGCAGCTGGCGAAGAAGCTTCCCGAACTGGGCGGGATCTCCTTGCGCGGCGCGATAGCGGCGCATTCTTACTCGACCCACGAGGTGTTCGGGCCGATCAACGCTGCCAGCCGTTCCGGCGAGCTCAACACTGCGAAGCGCAAGCAGTTGCAGGCGATCGTGTCCGGGATGAACGAGTTGCCGCGGGTCGAGGGACCGCTGGCCCGCGGCATCAACTCGCACGGGGACTTAGCTCGCCGCGACTTGATCGCCGGGCACTACGAACCCGGGCAGATCACCGTCGAGACCGCTTTGACCAGTTGCTCGATGACGGATCCGGACGCGCCAGACGCCGCGATTCCGGGCGACATCGACCTGCGGATCGAGTCGAAGACGGCGCGGCGGTTGCAGGAACTCGCCATGAACCCCGGTGAACGGGAAGCAGTTCTGCTGCCGGGCTCGCAGCTGCTTGTGCACAGCAAGGAATTGGTATCCGAGACGACCAAAAGCGGCCAGGTCGTCGAGAAGTGGATCATCCACGCTGAAGAGATCGCCCCGGGGGATCCGCGTTACCTGGACCGCGCTGAGGTTGACCGGCGCATGGAGGACCGCTGCGAGCGCACCCGGGCGGAAGAATCGTCCGGTACCGGGAGTGCGCAGGACCAGAAGGAAGATGCGGAACGACCCAGCGAGCCGAGCAAGATCGAAAACGCGCTGTCCGCAGATGCCCCGCACGCGGGAGCGCCAGCCTTGCCGGACCCCGATTCGGGAGATCCTTACGGAGCACCACAGCTTCCCAGCGACGCCAACGGTTTGCCGGACTGGAAGCAGCTCGCGTCCAGCACGCCGCCCGTCACCGAACTGCCTTCGCTCCACGCGGGTACGGCACATCCGGACCATCAGGCAGCTTACGTCGCCGACCGGCATCCCGAACTCGGCGAGGTCAACCCGAACGCCGGTCAGCCGGATGCCTACGACCGCGGATTCCTGACCAACTGCACCAGGTGCGTCGTCAGCTATGCACAGCGGCTGGGCGGCATCGACGCACAGGCAGAACCGGTGTTGCCGAGCGAGCTGGCGACCAAGGGGCGGCTCGATTACATCGACCGGCGTCTCGGCGGAGATTGGGAGAGTCACCGCAGCTACGACAGCATCATCGAGCGGATGAGCAAGGAACCCGTCGGTTCGCACGCAGTGATCGGTGTGCAGTACATGAACGGGCCGGTGCCCCTCGGTCACGTCGCAATGGTCACGAACACCCCGGACGGGGTGGCGTTCATCGATCCGCAGACCGGACGGCTGATGACATTGCCGCACCCGCCGCGGAGCCTCACCCTGCTGCCGTTCGGTTCGCTCCCGCAGGCAGGGGAGGGCGTAGGAACCTCGCGCGCCGAGCCGGATGGGCAGCGACCGGACTCCGACAACCGCCTCGAGACCGAAGCCGATCTCCGTTCGGACTCCCGCGAGCCGGAGGCACGACCAGAACTTGCTGAGGTGGATGACGGGGATTCCCGGGCTCGTCGCCCTGACGGGCCGTGGTTCGGGCAGCACACGAACCCTTTCCGGCCGTCGTTCCCGGGTGAGGATGAAGAGGAGGAAAGGCCACTTCCGCCTGCTCAGCCGGGTTTCATGCCTTCTGCTGGAACTCGTCCGCCTGGAATCTCTCCGGCGGGGCAGCACGACAACCCAGCGCCTAACGCTGGTCCAGAGCCGATGCCCGTCGGTCAGGTTCCCCCGGCCGCGCCGGCCGCGCGGGGCTCGATCGAGGCGCCGGAGATCTCGGAACTGCCGAGCTTGCCTGCAACGGACGGCGCCGGAGCGTTGAACCGATCGTTCAACGGCACGCTCGATCCGTCGTCGCCCACGAACTCGGCCGGTCCGGCTACCACTGCGGACCTGCCGCGAAACCCAGCGGGGAGCACGCCGAGCAGTTCTTCCCCCGCCGCGGGGCAGGGTGCGCCCGCCTCGATGCCGCCGCTGCGGGATGCCCCAGCAGGCAGTGCGGTCCCGGGGGAGACCGGCGCCCAACCCGGCTCGGCTGGCGGTAGCGCGACCAGCGGAGGCAGCGCGGGATCGAGCGGATCGGAGGCTTCCGGCGGTCTCCCCGGAGTCGGACCTGGCGCGGGCGGTGCGAGATCCAGGTCGGATTCCGATCGTCGGCCGTGGCTTGCCGGGGCAACGAGTGGGATCATCTATGAACGGGAGCAGGCCATCCCCGCGGACCTCGCGGTGAAGTACCTCGGAAACCACGAACCTACCGAGTTGCTGACCGGAGACGGACGGCAGTCATTGTTCCGCAGCACCAGCTTGCCCGATCTTGGGCCGGTCAGCTTCGACGAATTCTCCGGCGTTGAGCAACGGATGAAACTCCGCTGCGAAGTGCCTTCCGCAGCGAACCCCGGGGGCCTCTCCGAACAGGGCGACCTCAGCGGGGGAGAATTCATCGGAAGCGCGGAAATCGTGATCGAAGACCTCGGCGGAACCGAGCGGGTGCTCGGTACATACGACAGCAACACCCAGAGCTGGACACCAACTCCCGCTGGAAGGTCGTGGCTGAACACCCCGGGCGGGAACATGTCCGGGCACGAGCAGCGGAGGAAGCCGTAA
- a CDS encoding very short patch repair endonuclease has product MYPAPASEGRSRNMRANRRSDTKPEVALRSELHKRGYRYRKDYRLSLDEGVRVKPDIVFTARKVAIFIDGCFWHACPEHGRQPASNAWYWTPKLARNVERDRTVTAALERAGWQVLRIWEHEQLATAVELAITAIEHESDSSRKG; this is encoded by the coding sequence TTGTACCCCGCGCCGGCCAGCGAAGGCCGCTCTCGCAACATGAGGGCGAACCGGCGCAGCGATACCAAGCCGGAAGTCGCGCTCCGAAGCGAGCTCCATAAGCGGGGCTACCGCTATCGCAAGGATTATCGGCTGTCGCTGGATGAAGGAGTCCGGGTCAAGCCGGACATCGTCTTCACCGCGCGCAAGGTAGCCATCTTCATCGACGGCTGCTTCTGGCACGCCTGCCCGGAACACGGACGCCAGCCCGCGTCCAACGCCTGGTACTGGACGCCCAAACTCGCACGGAACGTGGAGCGCGACCGGACAGTGACGGCCGCCCTGGAACGTGCTGGCTGGCAGGTGCTTCGGATCTGGGAGCACGAACAGCTGGCAACCGCGGTTGAGCTTGCGATCACGGCTATCGAACATGAAAGCGATAGTAGCCGTAAGGGCTGA
- a CDS encoding WXG100 family type VII secretion target — MSAPGGGARMDPDQVRSGAAKFDVAADQLDDAHQELERQLQAQGACWGEDEAGQGFAKDYMPTADLMNESMKALTETLRSLRQQVQEAANDAQATDQGNADDIGGIRI, encoded by the coding sequence ATGAGTGCGCCCGGCGGCGGTGCCCGGATGGACCCGGACCAGGTCCGATCCGGTGCTGCGAAGTTCGACGTGGCGGCTGACCAGCTCGACGATGCCCACCAGGAACTGGAACGGCAGTTGCAAGCCCAGGGTGCCTGCTGGGGTGAGGACGAAGCAGGCCAGGGTTTCGCGAAGGACTACATGCCCACAGCGGACCTGATGAACGAGTCGATGAAGGCGTTGACCGAGACGCTGCGGTCACTCCGGCAGCAGGTGCAGGAGGCCGCCAACGACGCGCAGGCCACCGATCAAGGCAACGCCGATGACATCGGCGGCATAAGGATCTGA
- a CDS encoding YbaB/EbfC family nucleoid-associated protein, which translates to MDGLLDKFNQQTRQLQEAQEAAASATATVTSADGLVTATVDSAGSLVDLEFAAASFQRSDPKRLARTAADTVRRASAQVQQRLTELMSPITEGMPDLADLVEGAPSLKGLVPTLPEPPEPAAPEQGTSPGERSPATPPAQQRAKPRRPVVDDDDDDGQRSWLLPGGR; encoded by the coding sequence GTGGACGGCCTGCTGGACAAGTTCAACCAGCAGACCCGGCAGCTCCAAGAAGCCCAGGAGGCCGCCGCGTCGGCGACCGCGACGGTCACTTCAGCAGACGGTTTGGTTACCGCCACCGTCGATTCCGCTGGGTCCTTGGTGGACTTGGAATTCGCGGCGGCTTCCTTCCAGCGCAGCGACCCGAAACGGCTCGCCCGCACTGCGGCGGACACGGTTCGCCGCGCTTCCGCGCAAGTGCAGCAGCGTCTCACCGAGCTGATGTCACCGATCACCGAAGGAATGCCGGACCTGGCTGATCTGGTTGAAGGCGCCCCTTCGCTGAAGGGACTCGTCCCGACTCTGCCGGAACCCCCCGAACCTGCTGCGCCTGAGCAAGGAACGTCACCCGGCGAGCGGAGCCCTGCCACCCCGCCCGCGCAGCAACGAGCAAAGCCCCGGCGGCCTGTCGTTGATGATGACGATGACGACGGCCAGCGGAGCTGGCTCCTGCCCGGAGGCCGTTGA